In the genome of Rhopalosiphum padi isolate XX-2018 chromosome 1, ASM2088224v1, whole genome shotgun sequence, the window aaaacttACTTGTCTAAACTGTGGGGAAGTAATCGTATCTTTCAAATTATCAGGAGTTGATTGACTTGTTGGTGTTGCATCTGAAGTACTTTCAGGTGTTGGTAAATGTTGTGCTAACTGACTCAATGCACCTGTATTTTCAATTACACTTTGTAAATTTTCCATATCCATAGCAGCTGATAGATCCactgtattttaaaacaataaaaattaatattaagaacAAAGAATACAGttggttattaaataaaatattttttttttgtatgaccTGGTGGTTTTTCAGTTGTTCCTTGAGCACCAGTCAATCCAGATAACATAGATTGAAGGTCTCTCAGTTGTATACCAGTTCTTTGTTCTTGATTttctacaaattattaatgatcttaataaatatattacaaaatttataaaattattatttttttgtcacctGTAGGTCCAGTAGTAACATTATTTGTAGGAGGAGGAGAAGAACTACTAGTGCTAGTTGTTCGATTACTGCCACTATTTGTATTTGTACTGCTGCTAGTATTTGCGGGTTGAGCACTAGATGAATGAGTTGATGATGTTGAACGCCCTGTTTGACtagatctaaataaaatattaaatactcaaGAATTATGATTTCATaactattgtttaataattacctCATTGTACCAAGCAAAGATGATAAGCCTCCAATTTGACCAACTCCTCCAAACAACTGCATTAATTGTTGTTGAGACATATTGCTCAATAAATTTTGCAAATCACCatctaaataaataggtaaaattataatatatatttaaatttgtatagtatCTCACCATGTTTGTCaccttttaataaattgtttaataagtaaaaatttgaatattgtagAGCCACAAAAAGTAaaatctatagtatttatagattAACCTAgctcaaaacaaaaatttgttttcatatacTTCTTAACAATATTGAAGAACTTAATCAAATATACAAGAATAAATACAGTAAGACAATCtgtataatcatttttgttttatacatttagatAATACTTAAGTATGGTTTTCTATTTCTCATATATATAGATttagccttttttttttttttaatatttatatagaattaataaatattttcttattatttaaagagcataattttgtaatttttaagtaattaattaagaatatatagatataacaatataaaaattaatctataaatatccatatgaatatatatgagatatactatttaaaactgttaaacAAACCAGGGGTAGTGCCACCACTACGATTTGAACCAGGTGCTGGAGGGTTGTTCATGACATCATTGATACGGCGACAATTCTCATCGTCTTTGTCCGTTTTTGcttcctataaaatatataaccatactataaataataaataaaatataaaacaattattatcaacattttactattaaaatgtataacctgTAGCCAAAAAAATGACTTTTTGTTTGATGACTTGAACTTCAGC includes:
- the LOC132917425 gene encoding proteasomal ubiquitin receptor ADRM1 homolog, with amino-acid sequence MSGATALFGNTAGRNQSKNLIEFKAGKMNMRGKMVYPDKRKGLLYIHQSDDSLIHFCWKDRSSGVVEDDLIIFPDDCEFKFVPQCTTGRVYVLKFKSSNKKSFFWLQEAKTDKDDENCRRINDVMNNPPAPGSNRSGGTTPDGDLQNLLSNMSQQQLMQLFGGVGQIGGLSSLLGTMRSSQTGRSTSSTHSSSAQPANTSSSTNTNSGSNRTTSTSSSSPPPTNNVTTGPTENQEQRTGIQLRDLQSMLSGLTGAQGTTEKPPVDLSAAMDMENLQSVIENTGALSQLAQHLPTPESTSDATPTSQSTPDNLKDTITSPQFRQAVSMFSNALQTGQLGSVVQQFDLGEGAVSAANQGNMEEFVRALQQANISAEESDDACPINPEKRKKPDNDDIGSK